TGCTGCGCTACTTCCGCCCCGGCTACCACCCCACCCAGGAGGGCTCGACCCAGCAGGCGGTCGCCTACCTGGCGGCCTCCCCCGCTGCCCGAGCGGCTGCCCAGTGACCCAGCAACCGGCAAGGCATCCCATGGACATCAGCACACCCGTCACTCGGCCGCCGGACCTGTACGGCAGACCGCGCAGCGACTCCTTCATGCAGAAGCTGGCGTCCTTCAGCGACAACGCGGTCACGCGACTCGCACGGCGCAGCAATCCTCCAAGGCACCCGGCGACCACCGCGATGCCCGCGATCCGGGAACTGGTGGTCGCCACCAAGCACCAAGAAGCCGAGGATGTCGTCTCCCTGCGGCTGGCAGCACCCGACGGGGGAACACTCCCGCCCTGGCAGCCCGGCGCCCACATCGAACTGCACCTGCCCTCCGGCCGCAAGCGCCAGTACTCCCTGTGCGGCGACCCCGCCGACCGCCACCGGTACCGCATCGCGGTGCGCCGCATCGCCGACGGCGCAGGCGGTTCGGCCGAGGTACACGACACGCTCGGAGACGGTGTGCGGGTCGCCGTCACCGCGCCCCGGAACGCCTTCCCCTTCGCCGCCGAGGCATCCGTCCTGCTCATCGCGGGCGGCATCGGAATCACCCCGATCCTGCCGATGGCCCGGGAGGCCGCCCGACGCGGCCTGGACTGGAGGCTCGTGCACACCGGCCGCAGCCGCGGCTCGATGCCCTTCGCGGCAGAGCTGGCCGAACTCGCGGCCGCCGCCCCCGGCCGGGTCTCCATCCGTCCTGACGACGAGTCCGGCGTGCCCGAAGCAGCCGATCTGTTGAGCTCGATCCCGGCGGCGGGTGCGGTGTACTGCTGCGGGCCCGCGCCCATGATCGACGGCGTTCGGCGCGCGTTCGGTGGCAGCCGCGCGTCAGCCCTGCACTTCGAGCGCTTCGCCCCGCCCCCGATCACGGACGGCCGTCCCTTCGAACTCCAACTGGGCGACACCGGACGGGTTCTGCCGGTGCCGTACGACCGCTCCGCCCTGGATGTTCTCCACGAGGCCCTGCCGGACCTGCCGTTCTCCTGCCGCCAGGGGTTCTGCGGCACCTGCCGGGTACGGGTGGCCCAGGGCCAGGTCGATCATCGTGACCGTCGGCTCACGGCCACCGAACGTGCGGCCGGCGCCATGCTGCCCTGCGTCTCGCGCGCACCGGAAGGAGAGCGGTTGGTGCTGGAGGTGTGAGCGATGACCGAGCGCCCGTCGAGGAAGTCCTGCGTGACGCCCTCGCATGCGTAACCGAGGGTTGTTCCGACCATGAACCCGAGCCCGCGCCCGTCCCTCCTACCAAAGCGTCAGAGACCGATGGCCTCATCCGCTTCTCCGAGAAGCGTGGCCAAGTATGTGGCCACCGCAAGCAAGCGGGGAATACGTCGGCCGCCAACTCCGCCTGATACCAGATGCTGAGGTCATCGGCGAGATCACCTACCAGGTCAAGCGCAACTGGTTCCTCAGCGTCGACTGGATCGTCGTCCTCGACGACCTCGTGCTGCTCGTGGAAGTCAAGTCCAGGATGCCGACCGAGGGCGCCCGGCTGGGCCTGGAAGACGGAGTGGCAGAGACCGACGGCAAACCTGGACCTGCCCGTCCCCGATATTCCGACCACGGCCGTCGGCGCCCAGGAGATCGAACGCCTGGTGACGCTGACTGACATCTGAACCGCTCCGGGTCTGATGGAGGCTCCGGACCGTCCCGAGTTGGGTGGAGTCGAGTTGCTTCCTTCTCAGCACGGATCCAGCACGGTAGGGATGAGCGGGGGTGATGACAGGCGACGACAGGTCTGAAAATCCAGCACCTATCCAGCACGGTAAAAATCCAGGGGCCTGCCCCCGAAGAGTCAGACCCCATTTGACCTGCATGTTTGCCAGATCGGCGAAGTGGCGTTAGGTCACCGACTAGACATTGAAGCGGAACTCGACGACGTCCCCGTCCTGCATGACGTAGTCCTTGCCCTCCATACGGGCCTTGCCCTTGGCGCGGGCCTCGGCCACCGAGCCGGTTTCGACCAGGTCGGTGAAGGAGATCACTTCGGCCTTGATGAAGCCCTTCTGGAAGTCGGTGTGGATCACACCGGCCGCCTCGGGGGCCGTCGCGCCCTTCTTGATGGTCCAGGCGCGGGATTCCTTGGGGCCGGCCGTGAGGTAGGTCTGCAGGCCCAGGGTGTCGAAGCCGACACGGGCGAGGGTGGCGAGGCCAGGCTCCACCGCGCCGACCGACTCCAGGAGCTCCATCGCGTCCGCCTCGTCCAGCTCGGCGAGGTCCTGCTCCAGCTTGGCGTTGAGGAAGATCGCCTCGGCGGGGGCCACCAGGGCGCGCTGCTCGTTCTTGAAGTCCTCGTCGGTCAGCTCGTCCTCGTCGACGTTGAAGACGTAGAGGAACGGCTTCGTGGTGAGCAGGTGCAGGTCGTGGAGGAGCTCCTCGTTGCCGGAGCCCTGCACGATGCCCTGGGAGAAGAGGGTGTCGCCCTTCTCCAGGATCTCCTTGGCGGCCTCGACGGCGGCGACCTTCGGGGCGATGTCCTTCTTGATGCGCGACTCCTTCTGGAGCCGGGGCAGCACCTTCTCGATGGTCTGGAGGTCGGCGAGGATCAGCTCGGTGTTGATCGTCTCGATGTCGTCCTTGGGCGAGACCTTGCCGTCGACGTGGACGACGTTCTCGTCCTGGAAGGCACGGATGACCTGGCAGATCGCGTCCGACTCCCGGATGTTCGCGAGGAACTTGTTGCCGAGGCCCTCGCCCTCGCTGGCGCCGCGCACGATGCCCGCGATGTCGACGAAGTCGACGGTCGCCGGGAGGACACGCTGCGAGCCGAAGATCTCGGCCAGCTTGGCCAGGCGCTCGTCCGGGACGCCCACGACGCCGACGTTCGGCTCGATCGTGGCGAACGGGTAGTTGGCCGCCAACACGTCGTTCTTGGTCAGGGCGTTGAACAGGGTCGACTTGCCGACGTTGGGCAGACCGACGATTCCGATCGTGAGCGACACGTTTGCGACTTCCCGTACGTAGGAGGGCCAGGCGGCCGGGGCTGGGCGGCTGGGCCTGGGGCCGGCCCGGAGCCTGTCCGGCGGATCGTGCCCCAGCGGCCGGAAGGCCGGCCGATCCCCCAGTTTACGGCGTACCGGCACCCGCACCGGCGAGGTATCGAACGCTTGGCCAAGGTCCGCTCGACGGCGTGTCTGTGAACCCATTCGGCACATTAACCGACCTAAGTTGGACGAGTGGAGCAGCAGCAAAGGACGTACCCCCCGCATCCCCCTCGGACCGGGCCGCAGCGCGGCGCCTCGCCCCTGCCGCCGCAGGCGGGCAGAGGGCGCCGGGTTCCCGGCGCGGGCGGACCGCGTCGTGCTCCGGTCGCGCGCGGGCCCGTACCGCCTCCGGTCCGAGCCGTGCGGAGCATCGCGCGGGCCGTGCGCCGGATGCCGAATCCACGCCTCACCGGACTGGGCTGCGGGGTGTTCTGCGGAGTGTCGATGGTGGTGCTGGCCGGCCTCGACCGGCTGCTCCTCGGCGCGTCCGCCGCCGTGTACGGCGTGCTCTTCCTGCTGGTCAGCGCGCTGAGCGCGGGGTGGGTGCGGCGCGGGGACCTGGCGAGCGCGCCCGTCGTCGTACCGATCGCCTTCGCGGTGGGGCTGCCGTTGCTCGCCGAGGGCGAGGGCGGCCTCGGAGGACATCTGATGGCCCTGGTCACCGCCCTCGCCATGCAGGCCGGCTGGCTCTACGGCGGCACGCTCGTCGCCGGGGTCATCGTGACCGTACGCAAGCTGCGGCTGATGGCCCGCCGAGCCGCCGAACGGGAGCTGGAGAGGCAAAGGGAGAGGGTGAAAGAGAGGGCGGGGGAGCGGGACGGCCGGGAGGGACGGGCGCGGGTCGGCGGGCAGGGCAGCCAGGGGCAGGGCCGGGAGCGAGCGCCGGGTGTCCAGGCGCGGCCTTCGTACGGCCACCGGCCCGTCGGGCCCAGGGCGCCGAGGCCTCCGGCCCAGCCCCGCCGTACCGTGCCCCGGGGGTACTGAGCGCTCCGCGCGACGTGCCTCCGCGGTGCCGTGCGTCAGGGTGCCGCGGAAGCCGCAGCAGGCCCCGGCTCTTCTTTCCGGACCGCCCGCCCCCTAGCCGGCCTTGGCCGCACGCATCGCCGCGCCGACGATGCCCGCGTTGTTCTGCAGCTGGGCCGGGACGATCTCCGCCCTGATGCCCTCGATGAGGTGGAGGAACTTCGCGGACTTGCGGCTGACGCCGCCGCCGACGATGAACAGCTCGGGCGAGAAGAGCATCTCGACGTGGGCGAGGTACTTGGTGACGCGCTTGGCCCAGTGCTCCCAGGTCAGCTCGTGGTCGTCCTTGGCCTTGGTGGAGGCGCGGGTCTCGGCGTCGTGGCCGTGGAGTTCCAGGTGGCCCAGTTCCGTGTTGGGGACGAGGACGCCGTCGGAGAAGACGGCGCTGCCGATGCCCGTGCCGAAGGTGAGCAGGATGACCGTGCCCTGCCGGTCGCGCCCCGCGCCGAACTGGACCTCGGCCACCCCCGCCGCGTCCGCGTCGTTCACCACGGTCACCGGCAGGCCGCCGATCCGCTCGCTCAGCAGGGCGCGCGCGTCGACGTCGATCCAGCTCTTGTCGACGTTGGCCGCCGTGCGGATCGTGGCACCGCCCGTGACCACGCCGGGGAAGGTGATGCCGACCGGGCCGGTCCAGCCGAAGTGGTCGACGACCTCCTTGACCCCGTCGGCCACCGCGTCGGGCGTCGCCGGGTGCGGGGTCAGCACCTTGTGCCGCTCGTCCGCCAGGTCCCCCAGGTCCAGGTCCACGGGAGCGCCCTTGATGCCCGAACCGCCGATGTCCACGCCGAAGATGTGCATGGCCCTACGTTACGTCGTACGACTGACAGTCACGTTCCCGAGGTGGCCGACCGCCGACGGGAGCGGGAATCCTCACGTCCCCGAACGGGTACGGCCCCGGAACCTTCACGTCCCGGGGCCGTACTCGCGTGTTCGCGGGGTCAGGCGCCCTGGCCGGTGCGCTCGGCGACCAGGGAGGCCGCCTCCTCGCGCAGGTCGCGGCGGAGCTCCTTGGGCAGGGAGAAGGTGATCGACTCCTCGGCGGCCTTCACCAGTTCGACGTCCTCGTAGCCGTGCCGGGACAGCCACTCCAGAACCTCTTCGACGAGGACCTCCGGCACGGAGGCGCCCGAGGTGACGCCGACGGTCTCCACGCCCTCCAGCCAGGCCTCGTCGATCTCGCTCGCGAAGTCCACGAGGTAGGCCTCGCGCGAGCCGGCGAGCTTGGCGACCTCGACGAGCCGGACCGAGTTGGAGGAGTTGCGGGAGCCGACCACGATGACCAGTTCCGCCTGGGCGCCCATCTGCTTCACGGCGAGCTGACGGTTCTGCGTGGCGTAGCAGATGTCGTCGCTCGGCGGCGAGACGAGCAGCGGGAACTTCTCCTTGAGCGCACCGACCGTCTCCATCGTCTCGTCGACGGAGAGCGTGGTCTGGGAGAGCCAGACGATCTTGGACGGGTCGCGGACCTCGACCTTGGCGACGTCCTCGGGGCCGTCGACCAGCTGGATGTGGTCCGGGGCCTCACCCGAGGTGCCGATGACCTCTTCGTGGCCCTCGTGCCCGATCAGGAGGATGTCGAAGTCGTCCTGCGCGTACCGGATCGCTTCCTTGTGGACCTTGGTGACCAGCGGGCAGGTCGCGTCGATGGTGGCGAGCTTGCCGCGGGCGGCCTCTTCGTGGACGGTCGGGGCGACGCCGTGCGCCGAGAACATGACGATGTTGCCCTCGGGGACCTCCTCCGTCTGCTCGACGAAGATGGCGCCCTTCTTCTCCAGTGTCTGCACGACGTACTTGTTGTGGACGATCTCGTGGCGGACGTAGATCGGGGCCCCGTACTGCTCCAGGGCCTTCTCGACGGCGATCACCGCGCGGTCGACACCCGCGCAGTAGCCGCGCGGGGCGGCGAGGAGGACACGGCGGCGGCCAGGCGAAGCGGTCATGTCTTCCATCGTAGGGGGTTCCCCGGCGGGGTCTTGGCCGACGGGCGGCGCGAGAGGGGGTGGGGGTGCCGGTGCGTCGGCGGCTGCGGGTGCGTGGGGCTTCTCGCTCGCGCAGTTCCCCGCGCCCCTGAAAAGCAGGGGCTGCGCCCCGTGCTTTTCGACCCGATGGGGCCGTAGGCCCTCAAGGGGCGCGGGGAACTCCGCGAGCAACCACGAACCACCCGCACCCGCCGACGCACAGGCACCCCCACCCCGTCCCGCGCTCGTCGGCGGCTTTGTCCGTACCCCCCGCTACGCTCGGCCGCATGGCTCTGAACACATCCGCCGAATCCCCCCTCCCCGTCGGCGAGGTCTCCCGCCTCATCGGTGGCTGGATCGACCGGCTCGGCGCGGTGTGGGTGGAGGGGCAGATCACGCAGTTGTCGCGGCGGCCGGGTGCGGGCGTCGTGTTCCTCACGCTGCGGGACCCGTCGCACGACATCTCCGTGGGCGTGACCTGCTACCGGCAGGTGTTCGACGCGGTGGCCGACGTGGTGAGCGAGGGCGCCCGGGTCGTCGTCCTGGCGAAGCCGGAATGGTACGCCCCGCGCGGGCAGCTGTCGCTGCGGGCCACCGAGATAAAGCCGGTCGGCGTCGGTGAACTGCTGGCCCGACTGGAACAGTTGAAGAAGTCGCTGGCGAGCGAGGGGCTGTTCGCGCCCGAGCGCAAGAAGCCACTGCCCTTCCTGCCGCAGCTCATCGGGCTCGTGTGCGGCCGCGCCTCGGCAGCCGAGCGGGACGTGCTGGAGAACGCGCGGCACCGCTGGCCGGCCGTCCGTTTCGAGGTGCGTAACGTCCCCGTGCAGGGTGTGCACGCGGTGCCGCAGGTCGTGCAGGCGGTGAAGGAGCTGGACGCGCTGGAGGGCGTGGACGTCATCGTGGTGGCGCGCGGCGGCGGCAGCGTCGAGGATCTCCTGCCGTTCTCCGACGAGCAGCTCGTACGGGCGGTCGCGGCCTGTCGTACGCCGGTGGTGTCGGCGATCGGGCACGAGCCGGACACGCCGTTGCTGGACTATGTGGCGGACCTGCGCGCGTCCACGCCGACCGACGCGGCCAAGAAGGTCGTACCGGACGTGGGCGAGGAGTACGAGCGCGTGCGGTGGCTGCGGGACCGGGCGCGACGGTGCGTGCAGGCGTTCGTGGAGCGGGAGGAGCGGGGGCTGGCCCATGCGTTGGCGCGCCCTTCGATAGAGGACCCGCACCGCATGATCGACGAGCGTGCCGACCACGTGGCCTCGTTGCTCGACCGGGGACGCCGCTGCCTCGGGCACCATCTGGACCGCGCCGTCTCGGAGTTGACGCACACGCACGCGCGCGTGGTGGCCCTCTCCCCCGCGGCGACGCTCCAGCGGGGGTACGCGGTGCTGCAGAAGGCGGACGGGCATGTGATCCGCGCGCCCGGCGAGGTCGGGCCGGAGGAGCCGTTGCGGGCGCGGGTGGCGGAGGGCGAGTTCGTCGTACGGGTCGAGGGAGCGGGGACCGGCCACGAGACCGGGACTGTCGGAGGGGACGCATAAGGTGGGCCGCATGACCAGCAACGTGAGTGAGGCCGAGGCGACGACCGAGGCCGCCGGGGTCTCCGAGGCCGATCGCGCCCTCGGGTACGAGCAGGCGCGGGACGAGCTGATCGAGGTCGTCCGGCGCCTGGAGGCGGGCGGTACGACGCTGGAGGAGTCCCTCGCCCTCTGGGAGCGCGGCGAGGAGCTGGCCAAGGTCTGCCGGCGCTGGCTGGACGGGGCACGGGCGCGGCTGGACGCGGCGCTGGCGGACGAGTCGGCGGAGCCTGCGGCCGACGGGAAGGCCCGGGGCTCCGAGTAGCGGCGAGCGGTCCCCGACCGGGGCGAATGCCACCCGACCGAGCCTCACAGCAGCCATGACGTAGGACCCCCGGCGCACTCGCCGGGGCCCTCCGCGGGCCTCGTCCCACCGCGCGTGGTCACTCGTCGTGAGCGCCGGTCACTCCGTCGTGAGCGCCTCGGCCATCTTCGTCAGCTGGGCGAAGGACGCGGAGCCGGTGACCACGGTGGTGGAGCCCTGGCCCTGCAGGACGAGGGCGTCGTAGCGGTCGCCCTCGTACCGGGTCCAAGTCTCGTCGCCGATCTCCTGCGTGGTGCCGGTCTTCTTCGCGTCCTGGGTGGCGTCCGCGATGAACCGGGCTGGCTTCTCGGCGGACTGCTCGATCCCCACGTACTGCCCGTCGGGGTCGTGGAACCCGAGGTGCCAGCGGTCGGACTCGTCGCCCCGGAAGCGGACGGAGGTCGCCTTCCAGGTGGCGGGCAGGCCTTCGGGCGCCGCCACCGGATAGGAGGCCGCGCGACGTGCCGTCAGCAGTTCGACGCGGTAGTCGACGCGCTTGGGCTCCTGCTCGGTCTCGTCATGCGGGATGAAGAGATAGATCACCCATGCCGCCAGCATGATGAGCCCCAGGGAGAGGACCATGTCGCGAACGGTCTGCTTGCCTTTCATACCTGCCACGGCCTCATCGTCGCAGGTGCCCTGGTCTGCTCATCCGTGGGGTCCCCTGCTCATTCTGTCGAACTGACGATAGAGTCGACGGGAACCCTCATCCGGCCGTCGTCGTATCAGAAAGGTGCGCTCCGATGACCGAGAACCATCATTTGCCGTCCGAGCTCGAAGTCCCCTCCGAGGCCCCCGACCGCAACCTCGCCCTGGAGCTCGTACGGGTGACCGAGGCGGCCGCGATGGCCGCGGGCCGCTGGGTCGGCCGCGGGGACAAGAACGGGGCGGACGGAGCGGCCGTGCGCGCCATGCGGACCCTCGTCTCCACCGTGTCGATGAACGGTGTCGTCGTGATCGGGGAGGGCGAGAAGGACGAAGCCCCGATGCTCTTCAACGGCGAGCGTGTCGGTGACGGCACCGGGCCGGAGTGCGACATCGCCGTGGACCCGATCGACGGTACGACGCTGACCGCCAAGGGCATGACGAACGCGATCGCCGTGCTGGCCGCGGCCGACCGGGGGACGATGTTCGACCCGTCGGCCGTCTTCTACATGGACAAGCTGGTCACCGGGCCCGAGGCGGCCGACTTCGTCGACATCGACGCGCCCGTCTCTGTGAACATCCGCCGGGTCGCCAAGGCCAAGCGGTCCGCCCCGGACGACGTGACCGTGGTCATCCTGGACCGGCCCCGGCACGAGGGGATCATCAAGGAGATCCGGGAGGCCGGGGCGCGGATCAAGCTGATCTCCGACGGCGATGTCGCGGGCTCGATCCTGGCGCTGCGGGAGGGCACGGGCGTCGATCTGCTGCTCGGGGTGGGCGGTACGCCCGAGGGCATCATCTCGGCCTGCGCGGTGAAGTGTCTCGGCGGCACGATCCAGGGCAAGTTGTGGCCGAAGGACGACGCGGAGCGGCAGCGGGCGATCGACGCGGGGCACGACCTCGACCGGGTACTGACGACCGACGACCTGGTGTCCGGGGAGAACGTGTTCTTCGTCGCCACGGGGATCACCGACGGTGAGCTGCTGCGCGGGGTGCGGTACCGGTCGGAGACCGCGACCACCGACTCGATCGTGATGCGGTCGAAGTCGGGGACGGTGCGGCGGATCGACTCGACGCACCGCTTGAGCAAGCTGCGGGCCTACAGCTCCATCGACTTCGAGAAGGCCAAGTAGCTCCGCCGGTCGCGCGGTACCCCGTGCCCTGGCAGTAACCACACCAGGAGGGCGCCCTCTTGTGCGGAGAGGGCGCCCTCCTGGGTGGGTGCGGGTCTCAACCTGCCGCCGCTATCGTCCCGTTCGTCCTCGCGGCCTTCTTCAGTTCGAGGTCCCGGCGGCGCCTGCGGGCCAGCACCACGCGGCGTTCGGCCGCGGTGAGGCCGCCCCAGACGCCGTAGGGCTCGGGTTGCAGGAGTGCGTGTTCCCGGCACTCGACCATGACGGGGCAGCGGGCACAGACACGCTTGGCGGCTTCCTCGCGGGAGAGCCGGGACGCGGTGGGTTCCTTGGAGGGGGCGAAGAACAGCCCGGCCTCGTCACGCCGGCACACGGCCTCCGTGTGCCACGGGGCGTCCTGATCCCTGTCTCCCACTGGCACCCGCTGGGGCGGAACAGCAGCGACCTGCAGGGACGAATGCGGCGGATGCAGCACGGTCTACTCCTGACGACGGCTTCGCGAGCGAGAGACGATGCAGCAAGGCCTACCCGCTGTGCGCGGGCCTATGCACTGAGTCCCGAACCGCTGGAATTCGTTGTCAACACCGTGTGGTCACAACCGGACCGGATCGCTCGGGGGCTGTCCGGGCGTGGTCGAATTCACAACCGTCAACGATCCAGATGTTTGCGCAAATGATCGTCCACCTTGCGGGCGACATGGTCGGTGACCCGACCGAGGAGGTCGGAGATCACCTTGCCCCGCTTGGGTTTCGCCTCGACGCTCCCGAGGACGGCCAGCCCGTCCACATAGACCACGGGGGCGTCGGTCTCGCTCGAATCCAGCGCGTCCACCGTGAAGTCGCCGAGGACGGCGCCGCCGCTGCCGCGCAGCGAGACGTTCTCCGGGACGCGGATCTCGACGCTGCCGAAGACCGAGATCGCCTTGATCATCACCTGACGGTGCTCGAAGAGCGCCTCGCTCAGGTCCAGTTCGACACTGCCGAATATCGCCCAGGCGTGGATACGGCGCCCGGGCCGCCAACGGCCCTTGCGCGTCGAGGCGCTGAAGACGGCGACCAGACGGTCGTCGGGGTCGATCGGGATGGCGCCGGGCGTGGGCCGGTTGGGCACGGAGGAGACGGGCGGCACATACACCTGGCCCGCCTTGCGGGCCTGGCCGGCCGGCAGGTCCCGTACGAAGACGTCCAGCTCGCCCACCGTCTTCGCGGCGAGCACGCCCTCGACCCGCTCGGCGTGCTCGTCCGCGGTGAGGCGGCCCTCGGCGAGAGCGTCGCGCAGGAGGTCGGCGATCCGGTCGCGGTCGGCGTCGGAGGCGCGCAGTTCGGCAGCGGACAACGGCGGTTCCTGGGTGGGGCGCTTCTGAAGGTCCACGGCAGCAGCGTACCCACTCGCGATAGATCGCGACCAGAGGTGTGGACAACTCGGGGCCGACGAACTGAGCCTTACCTCACAAGCCCGGCCCCCGAGGCAGGTTCTACGCTGGTGGACGCTGCCGATGGAGGCCAGCCGCGCCGTCTTGTCGAGCGCCGAGCGCCGAGTGCCGAGTGAGGAATGGGCGACATGCCTGAGTTCGAGTACACCGATCTGCTCCCCATGGGAGAGGACACCACCCCGTACCGGCTGGTGACCTCCGAGGGTGTCTCCACCTTCGAGGCCGACGGGCGGACGTTCCTCAAGGTGGAGCCGGAGGCGCTGCGCAAGCTGGCCGCCGAGGCGATCCACGACATCCAGCACTATCTGCGTCCGGCGCACCTCGCGCAGCTCCGCCGGATCATCGACGACCCCGAGGCGTCGAGCAACGACAAGTTCGTCGCGCTCGACCTGCTGAAGAACGCGAACATCGCGGCCGCCGGTGTGCTGCCCATGTGCCAGGACACCGGTACGGCGATCGTGATGGGCAAGCGCGGGCAGAACGTCCTCACGGCGGGCGGCGACGAGAAGGCCCTGTCCCAGGGCATCTACGACGCCTATCTGAACCTCAACCTGCGCTACTCGCAGATGGCTCCGCTCACCATGTGGGAGGAGAAGAACACCGGGTCGAACCTGCCGGCGCAGATCGAGCTGTACGCCACCGACGGCGGCGCGTACAAGTTCCTGTTCATGGCCAAGGGCGGCGGCAGCGCCAACAAGAGCTTCCTCTACCAGGAGACGAAGGCCGTCCTCAACGAGGCCTCCATGATGAAGTTCCTGGAGGAGAAGATCCGTTCGCTGGGTACGGCCGCCTGTCCGCCGTACCACCTCGCGATCGTGGTGGGCGGCACGAGCGCCGAGTACGCGCTGAAGACCGCCAAGTACGCCTCCGCGCACTACCTCGACGAGATCCCGGCCGAGGGGTCGCCGCTCGGGCACGGGTTCCGGGACAAGGAGCTGGAGGAGAAGGTCTTCGAGCTGACGCAGAAGATCGGGATCGGCGCGCAGTTCGGCGGCAAGTACTTCTGCCACGACGTGCGGGTCGTCCGGCTGCCGCGGCACGGTGCCTCCTGCCCTGTCGCGATCGCCGTGTCCTGCTCGGCCGACCGCCAGGCCGTCGCGAAGATCACCGCCGAGGGCGTCTTCCTGGAGCAGCTGGAGACGGACCCGGCGCGGTTCCTGCCGGAGACCACGGACGAGCACCTGGAGTCCGACGGCGACGTGGTCGAGATCGACC
The DNA window shown above is from Streptomyces akebiae and carries:
- the ychF gene encoding redox-regulated ATPase YchF; translated protein: MSLTIGIVGLPNVGKSTLFNALTKNDVLAANYPFATIEPNVGVVGVPDERLAKLAEIFGSQRVLPATVDFVDIAGIVRGASEGEGLGNKFLANIRESDAICQVIRAFQDENVVHVDGKVSPKDDIETINTELILADLQTIEKVLPRLQKESRIKKDIAPKVAAVEAAKEILEKGDTLFSQGIVQGSGNEELLHDLHLLTTKPFLYVFNVDEDELTDEDFKNEQRALVAPAEAIFLNAKLEQDLAELDEADAMELLESVGAVEPGLATLARVGFDTLGLQTYLTAGPKESRAWTIKKGATAPEAAGVIHTDFQKGFIKAEVISFTDLVETGSVAEARAKGKARMEGKDYVMQDGDVVEFRFNV
- a CDS encoding DUF4245 domain-containing protein gives rise to the protein MKGKQTVRDMVLSLGLIMLAAWVIYLFIPHDETEQEPKRVDYRVELLTARRAASYPVAAPEGLPATWKATSVRFRGDESDRWHLGFHDPDGQYVGIEQSAEKPARFIADATQDAKKTGTTQEIGDETWTRYEGDRYDALVLQGQGSTTVVTGSASFAQLTKMAEALTTE
- the ppgK gene encoding polyphosphate--glucose phosphotransferase produces the protein MHIFGVDIGGSGIKGAPVDLDLGDLADERHKVLTPHPATPDAVADGVKEVVDHFGWTGPVGITFPGVVTGGATIRTAANVDKSWIDVDARALLSERIGGLPVTVVNDADAAGVAEVQFGAGRDRQGTVILLTFGTGIGSAVFSDGVLVPNTELGHLELHGHDAETRASTKAKDDHELTWEHWAKRVTKYLAHVEMLFSPELFIVGGGVSRKSAKFLHLIEGIRAEIVPAQLQNNAGIVGAAMRAAKAG
- a CDS encoding exodeoxyribonuclease VII small subunit — protein: MTSNVSEAEATTEAAGVSEADRALGYEQARDELIEVVRRLEAGGTTLEESLALWERGEELAKVCRRWLDGARARLDAALADESAEPAADGKARGSE
- the glpX gene encoding class II fructose-bisphosphatase translates to MTENHHLPSELEVPSEAPDRNLALELVRVTEAAAMAAGRWVGRGDKNGADGAAVRAMRTLVSTVSMNGVVVIGEGEKDEAPMLFNGERVGDGTGPECDIAVDPIDGTTLTAKGMTNAIAVLAAADRGTMFDPSAVFYMDKLVTGPEAADFVDIDAPVSVNIRRVAKAKRSAPDDVTVVILDRPRHEGIIKEIREAGARIKLISDGDVAGSILALREGTGVDLLLGVGGTPEGIISACAVKCLGGTIQGKLWPKDDAERQRAIDAGHDLDRVLTTDDLVSGENVFFVATGITDGELLRGVRYRSETATTDSIVMRSKSGTVRRIDSTHRLSKLRAYSSIDFEKAK
- a CDS encoding PDR/VanB family oxidoreductase, whose translation is MDISTPVTRPPDLYGRPRSDSFMQKLASFSDNAVTRLARRSNPPRHPATTAMPAIRELVVATKHQEAEDVVSLRLAAPDGGTLPPWQPGAHIELHLPSGRKRQYSLCGDPADRHRYRIAVRRIADGAGGSAEVHDTLGDGVRVAVTAPRNAFPFAAEASVLLIAGGIGITPILPMAREAARRGLDWRLVHTGRSRGSMPFAAELAELAAAAPGRVSIRPDDESGVPEAADLLSSIPAAGAVYCCGPAPMIDGVRRAFGGSRASALHFERFAPPPITDGRPFELQLGDTGRVLPVPYDRSALDVLHEALPDLPFSCRQGFCGTCRVRVAQGQVDHRDRRLTATERAAGAMLPCVSRAPEGERLVLEV
- a CDS encoding DUF6542 domain-containing protein, with the protein product MRSIARAVRRMPNPRLTGLGCGVFCGVSMVVLAGLDRLLLGASAAVYGVLFLLVSALSAGWVRRGDLASAPVVVPIAFAVGLPLLAEGEGGLGGHLMALVTALAMQAGWLYGGTLVAGVIVTVRKLRLMARRAAERELERQRERVKERAGERDGREGRARVGGQGSQGQGRERAPGVQARPSYGHRPVGPRAPRPPAQPRRTVPRGY
- a CDS encoding 4-hydroxy-3-methylbut-2-enyl diphosphate reductase, which produces MEDMTASPGRRRVLLAAPRGYCAGVDRAVIAVEKALEQYGAPIYVRHEIVHNKYVVQTLEKKGAIFVEQTEEVPEGNIVMFSAHGVAPTVHEEAARGKLATIDATCPLVTKVHKEAIRYAQDDFDILLIGHEGHEEVIGTSGEAPDHIQLVDGPEDVAKVEVRDPSKIVWLSQTTLSVDETMETVGALKEKFPLLVSPPSDDICYATQNRQLAVKQMGAQAELVIVVGSRNSSNSVRLVEVAKLAGSREAYLVDFASEIDEAWLEGVETVGVTSGASVPEVLVEEVLEWLSRHGYEDVELVKAAEESITFSLPKELRRDLREEAASLVAERTGQGA
- the xseA gene encoding exodeoxyribonuclease VII large subunit, which produces MALNTSAESPLPVGEVSRLIGGWIDRLGAVWVEGQITQLSRRPGAGVVFLTLRDPSHDISVGVTCYRQVFDAVADVVSEGARVVVLAKPEWYAPRGQLSLRATEIKPVGVGELLARLEQLKKSLASEGLFAPERKKPLPFLPQLIGLVCGRASAAERDVLENARHRWPAVRFEVRNVPVQGVHAVPQVVQAVKELDALEGVDVIVVARGGGSVEDLLPFSDEQLVRAVAACRTPVVSAIGHEPDTPLLDYVADLRASTPTDAAKKVVPDVGEEYERVRWLRDRARRCVQAFVEREERGLAHALARPSIEDPHRMIDERADHVASLLDRGRRCLGHHLDRAVSELTHTHARVVALSPAATLQRGYAVLQKADGHVIRAPGEVGPEEPLRARVAEGEFVVRVEGAGTGHETGTVGGDA
- a CDS encoding WhiB family transcriptional regulator, whose protein sequence is MLHPPHSSLQVAAVPPQRVPVGDRDQDAPWHTEAVCRRDEAGLFFAPSKEPTASRLSREEAAKRVCARCPVMVECREHALLQPEPYGVWGGLTAAERRVVLARRRRRDLELKKAARTNGTIAAAG
- a CDS encoding DUF1707 SHOCT-like domain-containing protein → MDLQKRPTQEPPLSAAELRASDADRDRIADLLRDALAEGRLTADEHAERVEGVLAAKTVGELDVFVRDLPAGQARKAGQVYVPPVSSVPNRPTPGAIPIDPDDRLVAVFSASTRKGRWRPGRRIHAWAIFGSVELDLSEALFEHRQVMIKAISVFGSVEIRVPENVSLRGSGGAVLGDFTVDALDSSETDAPVVYVDGLAVLGSVEAKPKRGKVISDLLGRVTDHVARKVDDHLRKHLDR